From a single Ignavibacteria bacterium genomic region:
- a CDS encoding AAA-associated domain-containing protein: MSTMKKNASLVDVKKVSQIYGKDQKKFTALSDIELKINPGEFVALVGPSGCGKSTLLRIITGLQKASEGSVLYNGEKLEGVNPNATIVFQTFALFPWFNVIENVELALANRDIPAKMKTARAIEAIDRVGMDGYEMAYPRELSGGMRQKVGFARAIVAEPELLCLDEPFSALDVLSAETLRGELLELWTEGKLPTQAILMVTHNIEEAVLMADRIVVMDKNPGQIINEMVVSMAHPRNRKNAEFQHMVDQVYSVLAGQTQPEYLEYGTAPGEPGITRKLPNIPLANISSILENLIDMPGKNSDIYKLADELGLESDELLEVTEAAELLGFVTITSGDISVTPLGETYAEASITARKEIFASRVKRIPIFKWLLNMLKRAANHEIERNILLSALELEFLPQEAEDQIDILMNWGRYAEIFVYDDQTESIFLEN; the protein is encoded by the coding sequence ATGAGCACGATGAAAAAAAACGCATCCCTGGTTGATGTAAAAAAAGTCAGCCAAATCTATGGCAAAGATCAAAAGAAATTTACTGCCCTTTCGGATATAGAGTTGAAGATCAATCCGGGTGAGTTTGTTGCTCTGGTGGGACCCTCAGGTTGCGGCAAGAGCACACTGCTGAGGATAATAACAGGACTCCAGAAAGCCTCAGAGGGCTCCGTCCTCTACAACGGTGAGAAGCTCGAAGGGGTAAATCCAAACGCAACAATTGTATTCCAGACTTTCGCTCTTTTCCCCTGGTTCAATGTGATCGAGAATGTGGAACTGGCGCTCGCCAACCGTGACATCCCCGCTAAAATGAAAACCGCAAGAGCAATTGAAGCGATTGACAGAGTGGGAATGGACGGTTATGAAATGGCGTACCCGAGAGAGCTTTCGGGAGGAATGAGGCAGAAAGTCGGATTTGCCAGAGCGATAGTTGCCGAACCGGAGCTCCTCTGTCTCGACGAACCTTTTTCAGCGCTCGATGTATTAAGCGCCGAGACACTTCGTGGTGAACTTCTTGAGCTTTGGACCGAGGGAAAACTCCCCACTCAGGCGATTTTAATGGTTACACACAATATCGAAGAGGCTGTTTTAATGGCAGACCGGATTGTTGTGATGGATAAAAATCCCGGTCAGATCATCAACGAAATGGTCGTGTCGATGGCACATCCCCGGAACAGGAAAAATGCCGAATTTCAGCACATGGTGGATCAGGTCTATTCAGTTCTTGCGGGACAGACACAACCCGAGTACCTCGAGTATGGTACCGCACCCGGTGAGCCCGGTATCACCCGTAAGCTGCCGAACATTCCGCTGGCAAACATCTCCTCCATTCTCGAAAATCTGATCGATATGCCGGGTAAAAACTCGGATATCTACAAACTGGCGGATGAACTCGGACTTGAATCAGATGAACTTCTCGAAGTTACCGAGGCAGCGGAGCTGCTTGGCTTTGTTACTATCACATCAGGGGATATTTCCGTTACACCTCTCGGTGAAACCTACGCAGAAGCGTCAATCACCGCAAGAAAAGAGATATTTGCCTCGAGAGTAAAACGGATTCCAATCTTCAAGTGGCTCCTGAACATGTTGAAGCGGGCTGCAAATCATGAGATTGAGAGAAATATTCTACTTTCAGCTCTCGAACTCGAGTTTTTACCGCAGGAGGCTGAAGACCAGATTGACATCCTGATGAACTGGGGCAGATACGCCGAGATTTTTGTTTACGACGATCAAACCGAAAGCATCTTCCTGGAAAACTGA
- a CDS encoding glycosyltransferase family 9 protein — MILKHDCIHFPGDRPCKFNKLEGRICTNCNDYEKYDPGETGFRILIIKLDALGDVLRTTSILPAIKKIWPGCRITWVTKRNSVPVFKNIDMVERVVAFEDTVEVLKIAEQNFDIVIHPDASPQSAPLATVVGSFCKYGFETDNTGKVIPSDSKANEWFEMGAFDHLKKANTKTYQQIIHEIAGLPYEKGEIQVILDAGELELKRQFIEKHALYEAKYLLGINVGASGRWQLKQWRMDGFEELIKFLYGVVSGIQILLYGGREEEERINELTEKFPQLISTGTNNDLRTFFALLDIPQVVITGDTMALHAATALKKRVICLFGPTSYNEIEDYGRITKIYPQMDCLVCYKPSCDFKPNCMEMISTQMVLDAVLSAFGLGLA, encoded by the coding sequence ATGATTCTGAAACATGACTGCATCCACTTCCCCGGCGACAGACCCTGCAAATTCAACAAGCTGGAGGGGAGAATATGCACGAATTGTAACGATTATGAAAAATATGACCCGGGTGAAACGGGTTTCAGGATATTAATCATCAAGCTTGATGCTCTTGGGGATGTACTAAGAACAACCTCCATTCTCCCCGCGATAAAAAAAATATGGCCCGGATGCCGGATCACATGGGTAACAAAAAGAAATTCTGTTCCCGTTTTTAAGAATATTGACATGGTCGAGAGGGTTGTGGCATTTGAGGATACTGTTGAGGTATTAAAAATTGCCGAACAAAATTTTGATATTGTAATCCATCCTGATGCATCACCTCAAAGTGCTCCTCTTGCAACTGTTGTCGGCTCATTCTGTAAATACGGTTTTGAAACGGACAATACGGGGAAGGTCATTCCTTCTGACAGCAAGGCTAATGAGTGGTTTGAGATGGGAGCCTTCGATCACCTCAAAAAAGCAAATACCAAAACTTATCAGCAGATAATCCACGAAATTGCCGGTCTACCTTATGAAAAAGGGGAGATTCAGGTGATACTGGATGCCGGAGAGCTTGAACTTAAGCGACAATTCATCGAAAAACACGCATTGTACGAGGCAAAATATCTGCTGGGAATAAATGTTGGTGCATCGGGCAGATGGCAACTGAAGCAGTGGAGGATGGATGGTTTTGAGGAACTGATAAAATTCCTTTATGGTGTTGTCTCCGGAATTCAAATTCTTCTTTATGGCGGCAGGGAAGAAGAAGAGAGAATAAATGAGCTTACTGAAAAATTCCCTCAACTGATTTCGACAGGTACAAACAACGATCTCCGAACCTTTTTCGCACTTCTTGACATACCACAGGTTGTGATAACGGGTGATACGATGGCTCTGCATGCTGCCACAGCACTGAAGAAAAGGGTGATCTGCCTGTTTGGTCCCACTTCATACAATGAGATAGAGGATTACGGAAGGATAACGAAGATATACCCGCAGATGGATTGTCTTGTTTGCTACAAACCGTCGTGCGACTTCAAACCAAACTGTATGGAAATGATCTCCACGCAAATGGTTCTGGATGCTGTTCTTTCAGCCTTTGGACTTGGTCTCGCCTGA
- a CDS encoding T9SS type A sorting domain-containing protein, whose protein sequence is MKLKYLLLALLLHIPSGFSQSGFLNFLSYINTIQDPVRKIAVADSFVNANRTTGIPIKEGNMAVFLYNSNANYIQLAGDFTAWSASITMNRITNTNLFYYFRSFEMNARVDYKIVVNGSTWILDPLNPKQCPGGFGPNSELAMPEYVQPWEIIRRPGLPAGELLAYSINSTNTGTSFNYYIYLPPGYDSTSTRRYPAIYVQDGTDYLSLAQAATILDNAIDSGKIEPVIGIFVRPNNRNDEYAGTLRNKYMSFFALELVPFIDANYKTIPDKNKRLVLGDSFGGNISAIISWNYPNIFANCGLHSGAFWPNDYEIYNTIISAPKKDIKYFAIWGTYESLYGNMRSFRDTLISKGYTVWTKEFPEGHSWGLWRANLMNMIHWFFPAGPVSVDDKSSVPVVFQLLQNQPNPFNPETRISFTLTTPGKTSLKVYNLNGKEVAVLIDRDLAAGFHTINFRPGDLPSGIYFARLTSGKNSGTIKLAYIK, encoded by the coding sequence ATGAAACTTAAATATCTTCTCCTTGCACTGCTGCTCCATATCCCCTCGGGTTTTTCGCAGTCGGGCTTTCTTAATTTCCTTTCCTACATCAATACAATTCAGGACCCTGTCCGGAAAATCGCTGTGGCAGACAGCTTTGTGAATGCAAACAGAACCACGGGTATCCCCATTAAAGAGGGGAATATGGCGGTGTTTCTTTACAACTCAAATGCGAATTATATCCAGCTTGCGGGTGATTTTACTGCCTGGTCGGCAAGCATTACCATGAACAGGATAACGAACACCAATCTGTTCTACTACTTCCGCTCCTTTGAAATGAATGCCCGCGTCGATTATAAAATTGTGGTGAATGGAAGCACCTGGATTCTCGACCCCCTCAATCCGAAACAGTGCCCCGGTGGATTCGGTCCCAACTCCGAACTTGCAATGCCGGAATATGTTCAACCATGGGAAATTATACGCAGACCCGGACTTCCTGCCGGTGAGCTTCTTGCATACTCCATCAACAGCACAAATACAGGTACCTCTTTCAATTATTACATCTATCTGCCACCGGGATACGACTCAACCTCGACCCGTCGCTACCCTGCCATATATGTTCAGGATGGCACCGATTACCTCTCCCTCGCTCAAGCAGCGACAATTCTCGACAATGCAATCGACAGCGGGAAAATAGAACCTGTGATAGGAATCTTTGTAAGACCGAACAACAGAAATGATGAGTATGCCGGGACACTCAGGAACAAATACATGTCGTTTTTTGCTCTTGAGCTGGTTCCTTTTATCGATGCTAATTACAAAACCATTCCCGATAAAAATAAAAGACTTGTGCTCGGCGACTCATTTGGAGGGAACATTTCTGCAATAATTTCGTGGAACTACCCCAATATCTTTGCGAACTGCGGCTTGCATTCGGGTGCTTTCTGGCCCAACGATTATGAAATCTATAACACGATAATTTCAGCACCGAAAAAGGATATAAAGTATTTTGCAATCTGGGGTACTTATGAATCACTCTACGGCAACATGAGAAGTTTCAGGGATACACTGATATCAAAGGGCTACACTGTCTGGACGAAGGAATTTCCCGAAGGACACAGTTGGGGGTTGTGGCGTGCAAATCTGATGAATATGATCCACTGGTTTTTCCCGGCGGGACCTGTCTCGGTCGACGACAAGTCTTCCGTACCCGTGGTTTTCCAACTGCTTCAGAATCAACCGAATCCGTTCAATCCCGAAACCAGAATTTCTTTTACTCTCACCACTCCCGGAAAAACGAGTTTGAAGGTCTATAATCTAAACGGAAAAGAAGTGGCGGTTTTGATTGACAGGGATCTTGCGGCAGGCTTCCATACAATTAATTTCCGTCCCGGCGATCTCCCCTCGGGAATCTATTTTGCCAGACTGACAAGCGGGAAAAACAGCGGAACGATCAAACTCGCATATATCAAATAG
- a CDS encoding immune inhibitor A: protein MKKTITIFLLLVSILFAQETYKKVKIFPSQTEGFRAIAQLAFDLEETSVEKDGTIRMFLNSKEFGQLQSSGLQYEVLIEDWNSYYNSLPKLKPEESAAFLSESRERYGVEGFGFGSMGGFYTFQEAINQLDSLHARFPNLITAKFQIGETENGRPIWAAKISDNPNSNEDEPRALFDGLIHAREPISMMTVLYYMYYLCENYGTNPEVTYLVNNREIFFVPVVNPDGYEYNRSTNPNGGGFWRKNRRNSGSGNYGVDLNRNFGFMWGYDNTGSSPEPSSETYRGPSAFSEPEVAAIRNLSIQKNFRTYINFHSYANAMLYPWGYINQVTPDNAIYSDFCSYMSQYNGFEYGNGGTILGYNSNGSSRDWFYGEQTTKPKSFGYTFEIGGDADGFWPAQSRIFPLVQLNLRPLLFKSWVAGEFVSLFAPRFDRQYFNPGETVTMRPVFKNRGLSPAAGVSVELVSLSQDISVVTGSTALGNLASMDTAVVAQPLSFFIGWNAGSGVSHKVMIKTVKENTVMSQDTLLITLGVPNYIFLDTTSNPLTNWTVTATPGTSPKWEATTTSFVSSPVSFTDSKTGNYIASATVTMTTTNPVNLQGVNNPKLEFWLKYDIESNYDYAQVMISTNGGSSFTALQGKYTEMSTGSFQPPNQPVYDGSRLSWVKEEVSLLPYAGQQVLLRFRLVTDNTQQKDGIYLDDIGIVGYSVVPVELTSLTASINSKGLPTVKWEVASELNNKGFVVERRTGETGWEERGFVPGRGTSQSPASYAFEDNITGAVQGIISYRIKQIDFDGTSTIYGPVEVESANPAEYALGQNYPNPFNPVTRISYTLPVRSMVKLEVFDATGQTKKVLVSGEMEAGWHFIDFEASGLTSGVYFYRITAGTFLETKKMLILK, encoded by the coding sequence ATGAAAAAAACAATTACCATCTTTCTTCTCCTGGTGTCCATCCTTTTTGCACAGGAAACATATAAAAAAGTTAAAATTTTCCCGTCTCAGACCGAAGGGTTCAGAGCAATTGCTCAATTGGCATTCGACCTTGAGGAAACATCGGTTGAAAAAGACGGAACCATCAGGATGTTCCTAAATTCAAAGGAATTTGGACAGCTTCAGTCATCCGGGCTGCAATATGAAGTATTGATTGAGGACTGGAACAGTTACTACAATTCACTTCCAAAACTGAAACCGGAGGAATCTGCTGCTTTTTTAAGTGAGAGCAGAGAGAGATATGGAGTTGAAGGATTCGGATTTGGATCGATGGGGGGATTTTACACTTTCCAGGAGGCGATAAATCAGCTTGACTCTCTTCATGCCAGATTCCCGAACCTGATAACGGCAAAATTTCAAATCGGGGAGACGGAAAACGGAAGACCGATCTGGGCAGCGAAGATAAGTGACAATCCAAACAGTAACGAGGATGAGCCGAGAGCACTTTTTGACGGGTTGATACACGCCCGTGAACCGATTTCGATGATGACGGTCTTGTATTACATGTACTATCTTTGCGAGAACTATGGTACAAATCCCGAGGTGACATATCTCGTGAATAACAGGGAAATATTTTTTGTTCCTGTTGTGAACCCTGACGGCTATGAATACAACCGCTCAACAAACCCAAACGGTGGAGGGTTTTGGAGGAAAAACAGGAGGAACAGCGGCAGCGGTAACTATGGTGTCGATCTGAACAGGAATTTTGGATTTATGTGGGGCTACGACAATACAGGTTCCAGTCCCGAACCATCATCTGAAACCTACAGAGGACCCTCGGCATTTTCAGAACCGGAGGTGGCTGCTATAAGAAATTTATCCATTCAGAAGAATTTCAGGACATACATCAATTTCCACTCTTATGCAAATGCGATGCTCTACCCGTGGGGATATATAAATCAGGTAACCCCTGACAATGCAATCTACAGCGACTTTTGCAGCTACATGTCGCAATATAACGGATTTGAGTACGGGAACGGGGGAACAATCCTCGGCTACAATTCGAACGGCAGTTCCCGTGACTGGTTTTACGGAGAGCAGACAACAAAGCCAAAATCGTTTGGCTATACCTTCGAGATTGGCGGGGATGCAGACGGTTTCTGGCCCGCACAAAGCAGAATTTTCCCACTTGTTCAACTGAACCTGAGACCCCTCCTTTTCAAGTCGTGGGTTGCAGGGGAGTTCGTTTCTTTGTTTGCCCCTCGATTTGATCGGCAATATTTCAATCCGGGGGAAACGGTAACAATGAGACCTGTTTTCAAGAACAGGGGCTTGTCTCCTGCAGCGGGAGTTTCGGTGGAGCTTGTGTCACTTTCGCAGGATATTTCAGTTGTGACCGGATCAACTGCGCTTGGCAATCTCGCTTCGATGGATACTGCGGTTGTTGCTCAACCGTTAAGTTTCTTTATCGGATGGAATGCCGGCAGCGGAGTCTCTCACAAAGTGATGATTAAAACTGTAAAAGAGAACACGGTAATGTCACAGGATACACTTTTGATAACTCTTGGGGTTCCAAATTACATTTTTCTTGATACTACCAGCAACCCTTTGACCAACTGGACAGTTACCGCCACACCGGGAACATCACCAAAGTGGGAGGCGACCACCACATCATTTGTTTCTTCCCCGGTGTCGTTTACCGACAGCAAAACGGGTAATTACATTGCGAGTGCAACGGTAACGATGACCACCACAAACCCCGTGAATTTGCAGGGAGTAAATAATCCTAAACTTGAGTTCTGGTTAAAATATGATATCGAATCCAATTACGATTATGCACAGGTGATGATTTCCACCAACGGAGGTTCCTCATTTACCGCTTTACAGGGGAAATATACCGAGATGAGCACAGGATCGTTCCAGCCGCCAAACCAGCCTGTGTATGACGGATCAAGGCTGAGCTGGGTTAAAGAGGAAGTTTCCCTTTTACCCTATGCAGGTCAGCAGGTTTTGCTGAGGTTCAGACTTGTAACCGATAACACACAACAAAAAGACGGTATCTACCTCGATGATATTGGTATAGTTGGCTATTCGGTTGTACCTGTTGAGCTTACATCCTTGACTGCATCCATCAATTCCAAAGGATTGCCAACCGTAAAGTGGGAAGTGGCATCAGAGTTGAACAACAAAGGTTTTGTTGTAGAAAGAAGAACGGGCGAAACAGGATGGGAGGAGAGAGGATTTGTGCCGGGAAGGGGGACAAGCCAGTCGCCCGCCTCATATGCGTTTGAGGACAACATAACCGGAGCCGTGCAGGGGATAATTTCATACAGGATAAAGCAGATCGATTTTGACGGCACTTCAACCATTTATGGACCGGTTGAAGTTGAGAGTGCAAATCCTGCAGAATATGCCCTTGGGCAGAATTACCCCAATCCTTTTAATCCGGTCACGAGAATAAGTTATACATTACCCGTAAGGAGCATGGTAAAACTCGAGGTCTTCGATGCGACGGGACAGACTAAAAAAGTTCTTGTATCGGGTGAAATGGAAGCAGGCTGGCATTTTATCGATTTTGAGGCTTCCGGTCTGACGAGTGGTGTTTATTTCTACCGGATTACAGCAGGCACCTTCTTGGAGACTAAAAAAATGTTAATTTTGAAGTAG
- a CDS encoding glycosyltransferase: MTKKKIVIIGPAYPYRGGNSLFVSSLYDVLKDDFEVKIYNYKLLYPSFLFPGTTQFDKSEKNIKKAPNERLINSINPFNWLKVAKKLREEEADLVVFDWWQPFFGPCHRVISSRIKNFYKGRILFITENYISHEGSFIDHTLTKIGLKNAGAFLTLSAKVESELKKTAGARKIYRSELPVYDCYQSSGGVSSGEAKVSFGFSRDSKVILFFGYVRKYKGLDLLLDAMPGIIAKDPGIKLLVAGEFYDEFEFYKNIINKRDISSSVYMINKFISNEEVYKYYEPADLVILPYRSGTQSGILNVAYGFLKPVLVTRVGGLAEFVDEGKSGYVIEPDSPEAIVDGVIKFFEEREKFDFPAHISEKVSANGFNNMPALFKQIIEEQTR, from the coding sequence ATGACGAAAAAGAAAATAGTAATTATCGGTCCCGCATACCCTTACAGGGGAGGGAACTCATTGTTTGTTTCCAGTTTGTATGATGTGTTGAAAGATGATTTTGAAGTAAAGATATACAACTACAAACTTCTTTATCCTTCATTTCTTTTCCCGGGAACCACCCAGTTTGACAAGAGTGAAAAAAACATTAAAAAGGCACCAAACGAGAGACTGATAAACTCGATCAATCCTTTTAACTGGTTAAAGGTGGCGAAGAAACTGAGGGAAGAGGAAGCGGACCTTGTTGTTTTCGACTGGTGGCAACCGTTTTTTGGTCCTTGCCACAGGGTAATCTCTTCACGGATAAAGAATTTTTATAAGGGAAGAATTCTTTTTATAACCGAGAACTACATTTCGCACGAGGGGAGTTTTATCGATCATACACTCACAAAAATCGGTTTAAAAAACGCCGGAGCATTCCTGACACTCTCTGCCAAAGTTGAATCAGAACTTAAAAAGACTGCAGGTGCAAGAAAAATTTACAGGAGTGAACTACCTGTTTACGATTGTTATCAAAGTTCGGGTGGAGTAAGTTCCGGGGAGGCGAAAGTATCCTTCGGATTTTCAAGGGATTCCAAGGTAATCCTTTTCTTTGGATATGTACGCAAGTATAAGGGACTCGATCTTTTGCTCGATGCAATGCCCGGGATAATAGCTAAAGATCCCGGAATAAAACTCCTTGTTGCGGGAGAGTTTTATGATGAATTTGAGTTTTATAAAAACATAATAAATAAACGAGACATCAGTTCCTCCGTGTATATGATCAACAAGTTTATCTCGAATGAGGAAGTTTACAAATACTATGAGCCTGCCGACCTTGTGATCCTTCCCTACCGGAGCGGGACACAGTCGGGGATTCTTAATGTGGCGTACGGATTTTTGAAGCCGGTACTTGTTACGCGGGTTGGTGGTCTGGCAGAATTTGTTGATGAGGGAAAATCGGGCTATGTAATCGAACCCGATTCACCTGAAGCGATTGTTGATGGTGTGATAAAATTCTTTGAGGAGAGAGAAAAATTTGATTTCCCCGCCCACATTTCTGAAAAGGTCTCGGCGAATGGTTTCAACAACATGCCCGCTCTCTTTAAGCAGATAATAGAGGAACAGACCCGATGA
- a CDS encoding nucleotidyl transferase AbiEii/AbiGii toxin family protein, producing the protein MISLEAISSFYSGKEVQFKRHILREYLQYRILAVVFSSNYADKLCFIGGTAIRIAHGTKRFSEDIDLDNFGLSLDEFGEISDLIVEMFSDEGYSVEIKIVSRNAFRCYFRFPGLLFDLDLSGYESEKILIQLDTEEQIIPYKPDYFLLNKFDVFQRIKIAPPGVLLSQKLWAILNRKTLKGRDFYDATYLFAKTEPDFNYLNAKAGISNLDGLKSRLLSRCQLLDTGNLREDLLPFLIEPGEVIRIDAFADLIKAM; encoded by the coding sequence ATGATAAGCCTGGAAGCGATAAGTTCATTCTATTCAGGAAAAGAAGTTCAGTTCAAACGACACATCTTGAGGGAATATCTGCAGTACAGGATACTGGCTGTTGTATTCAGCAGTAACTACGCCGATAAGCTCTGCTTCATAGGCGGAACCGCGATCAGGATTGCGCATGGTACCAAACGATTCTCCGAGGATATCGATCTTGACAACTTCGGTCTGAGTTTGGATGAGTTTGGAGAGATATCTGATCTGATTGTGGAAATGTTCTCGGATGAAGGCTATTCAGTCGAGATTAAAATAGTAAGCAGAAATGCTTTCAGATGCTATTTCAGATTCCCGGGATTACTGTTTGATCTCGATCTTTCCGGGTATGAATCGGAAAAGATTCTTATTCAGCTTGATACAGAGGAACAAATTATCCCCTACAAACCAGACTATTTTCTACTGAATAAGTTCGATGTTTTCCAGAGAATCAAGATTGCTCCACCAGGGGTACTGCTTTCGCAGAAGTTGTGGGCTATTCTTAACAGGAAAACACTAAAAGGCCGGGATTTCTACGATGCAACCTACCTCTTTGCGAAAACAGAGCCGGATTTTAATTATCTTAATGCAAAAGCCGGTATTTCAAATCTCGACGGGCTGAAGAGCCGACTCCTTTCCAGGTGTCAATTACTTGATACAGGGAATCTAAGGGAGGATCTGCTGCCTTTTTTGATTGAGCCGGGAGAAGTGATCAGAATTGATGCTTTTGCTGATCTGATCAAAGCCATGTGA
- a CDS encoding protein tyrosine phosphatase codes for MRVFVLMVILTIVGCKADTAPAEKIEISSKDKIPAGSVAPAVLKDTILLLKAGETEIKIKFYNFGSVSRKVFINLHDDENTSVDATKKLISETDDPFLEVQAQGERKIAFRINKKKYRFDPNRIFTPAGIEKTLKANGKSSPEAVEATSLFAESITCLLAKYDTIVAVHNNKRGYSLKDYLKGGSLVRDADEVFQNPKMSPHDFFFVVDRSDFELIKGKGINVVLQAAATVTDDGSLSVYCQQKKIRYLNCEALEGNLKEQTRMLREVFK; via the coding sequence ATGCGAGTATTCGTGTTAATGGTCATCCTCACCATCGTTGGATGCAAGGCAGATACTGCACCTGCAGAAAAAATTGAGATATCCTCAAAAGATAAAATCCCGGCGGGAAGTGTCGCCCCTGCAGTTTTGAAGGATACAATTCTCCTCCTCAAAGCCGGGGAGACGGAGATAAAAATAAAATTTTATAATTTCGGTTCCGTTTCCCGTAAGGTTTTTATAAATCTTCATGACGACGAGAACACTTCAGTTGATGCAACGAAAAAGTTGATTTCTGAGACGGATGACCCTTTCCTCGAGGTGCAGGCACAAGGAGAGAGAAAGATCGCGTTCCGGATAAACAAGAAAAAATACAGGTTTGATCCCAACAGAATATTTACCCCAGCCGGCATAGAGAAAACACTCAAAGCCAATGGCAAATCCTCCCCTGAGGCAGTAGAAGCAACATCTCTTTTTGCTGAAAGCATCACCTGTCTTTTGGCAAAATATGATACAATAGTTGCGGTTCACAACAATAAAAGAGGTTATTCCCTCAAAGATTATTTGAAAGGGGGCTCCTTGGTGAGGGATGCAGATGAGGTGTTCCAAAATCCGAAGATGAGTCCGCATGATTTTTTCTTTGTGGTTGACCGTTCAGATTTCGAACTGATTAAAGGGAAGGGGATAAATGTTGTTCTTCAGGCGGCAGCAACAGTCACCGATGACGGTTCTCTCTCGGTTTATTGTCAGCAAAAGAAAATCAGATACCTGAATTGTGAGGCTTTGGAGGGAAATCTGAAGGAGCAGACGAGGATGCTGAGGGAAGTGTTTAAATAG
- a CDS encoding NAD(P)/FAD-dependent oxidoreductase, with amino-acid sequence MKTDKNKTLIVVGAGFAGLQLVKSLKNSPVRIVLIDKSNHHLFQPLLYQVAVSALSPADISAPIRTILKRQKNVEVILGEVTDIDKSNKSVTVDGQKVNFDFLVLAPGSRHSYFGKDNWEENAPGLKTLKDALNIRENMLVSFEEAENEAFLTGRNIPVKFVVIGGGPTGVEIAGSLAEIATKTLRNDFRNIDTRQTKIILVEGSGRLLGAYDSPLNEKAAENLRNMGVEVRLNTMVTNIDEKGVTLGDERIETHNIIWAAGNTASPLIKTLGTETDRMGRAMVRENCSIKESEDIFVIGDAANFIENGQSLPGIAPVAMQQGRYIGKLIKNRLENRTVPGFVYSNKGSMATIGRAKAIFQAGNIKLSGFIAWVLWAFIHIMYLIGFRNRYRVMAEWVWYYISFKPGARLITGEPRKMH; translated from the coding sequence ATGAAAACAGATAAAAATAAAACACTGATAGTTGTGGGTGCGGGTTTTGCCGGACTCCAGCTCGTAAAATCGCTTAAAAATTCACCGGTCAGAATTGTGCTGATCGACAAAAGCAACCACCACCTTTTCCAGCCACTTCTGTACCAGGTTGCTGTAAGTGCCCTTTCACCCGCCGACATTTCGGCACCAATTCGTACCATCTTAAAGAGGCAGAAGAATGTTGAGGTTATCCTTGGAGAAGTGACTGACATCGACAAATCAAACAAGTCGGTTACTGTTGACGGTCAAAAGGTAAATTTCGATTTCCTCGTCCTTGCCCCCGGTTCCCGGCATTCCTATTTCGGGAAGGATAACTGGGAGGAGAATGCCCCCGGACTCAAAACCCTCAAGGATGCGCTTAATATCAGGGAAAACATGCTTGTTTCTTTTGAAGAAGCTGAAAACGAGGCTTTTTTAACGGGGAGAAACATTCCCGTAAAATTTGTTGTGATCGGGGGAGGTCCTACCGGAGTTGAGATTGCAGGTTCTTTGGCGGAGATTGCCACAAAGACCCTCCGGAACGATTTTAGAAATATCGACACCCGTCAGACCAAAATAATACTCGTTGAAGGTTCGGGGAGGCTGCTTGGAGCATACGACTCCCCGTTAAACGAAAAAGCTGCCGAAAACCTCAGGAACATGGGGGTGGAAGTGCGGCTTAACACCATGGTAACCAATATTGATGAGAAAGGCGTGACGCTGGGTGACGAGAGAATAGAAACGCACAATATCATCTGGGCGGCAGGAAATACTGCCTCTCCTCTGATAAAAACTCTCGGAACCGAAACAGACAGAATGGGGAGGGCGATGGTGCGGGAAAACTGCAGCATAAAAGAGAGCGAAGATATATTTGTAATTGGCGATGCTGCAAACTTCATCGAAAACGGTCAGTCTCTCCCCGGTATTGCACCCGTGGCAATGCAGCAGGGAAGGTATATCGGCAAATTGATAAAAAACAGACTCGAAAACAGGACTGTTCCGGGCTTTGTTTATTCCAACAAAGGAAGCATGGCAACAATCGGAAGAGCAAAAGCAATTTTTCAGGCGGGCAACATCAAACTCTCGGGATTTATAGCCTGGGTTTTATGGGCATTTATTCATATTATGTATCTTATCGGCTTCCGTAACCGCTACCGTGTAATGGCAGAATGGGTGTGGTATTACATTTCTTTTAAGCCTGGCGCGAGACTTATAACGGGGGAACCAAGGAAAATGCACTAA